In a single window of the Ruminococcus albus 7 = DSM 20455 genome:
- a CDS encoding RNA polymerase sigma factor, which translates to MEDQQIIEMYLQRNENAVVHTERKYTKYCRTIAKHILHIPEDADEAINETWLAAWNSIPPHIPECLQTFLGKLTRNISLKRVRSDKAIKRGADEVRVIYDEVAEWLRSDQNVEQQVSEQALAEEIEHFLENISDTERNLFVRRYWYMQSISEIAENHGFSESKVKSMLFRTRKKLYAKLKKENYL; encoded by the coding sequence GTGGAAGATCAGCAGATCATTGAAATGTATTTACAGCGAAATGAAAATGCCGTTGTACATACCGAACGGAAATACACAAAATATTGTCGGACGATCGCAAAACATATCCTGCATATCCCCGAAGATGCGGATGAAGCAATTAACGAGACCTGGCTTGCAGCATGGAACAGTATTCCACCACACATACCCGAATGTCTGCAAACATTTCTTGGCAAACTGACACGAAACATCAGCTTGAAACGTGTTCGTTCTGACAAAGCTATAAAACGCGGTGCAGATGAAGTCAGAGTCATATATGATGAAGTTGCTGAGTGGCTGAGATCTGATCAGAATGTTGAACAACAGGTATCCGAGCAAGCCCTTGCGGAAGAAATTGAGCATTTTCTTGAAAACATATCTGATACAGAACGTAATTTATTTGTCCGTCGTTATTGGTATATGCAGTCAATTTCCGAGATTGCTGAGAATCACGGTTTTTCTGAAAGCAAGGTAAAATCCATGCTGTTCAGGACACGAAAAAAACTCTATGCCAAACTAAAAAAGGAGAATTATCTATGA
- a CDS encoding DUF4179 domain-containing protein: MNADTFMNAVGMIEDRYLDVDIPKRTITHRKWTKRIVSVAAAAALITCPLPTLTAFGVDPAYNILYHIAPSVAQTFKPVQKTCEDNGIEMTVISAERNGSEASVYLAMHDTTGTCPDGDWDLYDSYHINVPHDMTGHCSFSEYDADSHTAYFVVHLETMDGSAMPNGKVTFSVHEMMTGKIKTKTALEAIDMSSIPYEPQTMTRNEISGGFSYDELPDPHEYRFLIPSEQTLCTPAPNVSVMNIGYIDGALHILTRYEDNSHTDSHGFIKLCNTNGVQIGETTEFGFDYSDDTNKDNYTEQIIPVSYDELCKCTLQGEFVTAQDYTSGDWEITFTLE, encoded by the coding sequence ATGAATGCTGATACATTTATGAATGCGGTCGGAATGATAGAAGACCGTTATCTTGATGTTGATATACCGAAAAGAACGATCACACATCGAAAGTGGACAAAAAGGATAGTTTCAGTTGCAGCTGCTGCAGCATTGATAACTTGTCCGCTCCCGACACTGACAGCATTTGGTGTCGATCCTGCGTACAATATCCTATACCATATTGCTCCTTCTGTTGCACAGACATTCAAACCGGTACAGAAAACGTGTGAAGATAATGGAATTGAAATGACGGTCATCTCCGCTGAACGTAATGGAAGTGAAGCGAGCGTATATCTTGCAATGCACGATACAACAGGTACTTGTCCTGACGGTGATTGGGATCTGTATGACAGCTATCACATCAATGTTCCCCATGATATGACAGGTCATTGCAGCTTCTCGGAATATGATGCTGATTCCCATACTGCCTATTTTGTGGTGCATTTGGAAACGATGGACGGCAGCGCTATGCCAAATGGTAAGGTCACTTTCTCCGTTCATGAGATGATGACGGGCAAAATTAAAACGAAGACGGCACTTGAAGCTATTGATATGAGCAGTATCCCTTATGAACCACAGACCATGACACGAAATGAAATCAGTGGCGGATTTTCCTATGACGAGCTTCCCGATCCCCATGAGTATCGTTTTTTGATTCCTTCCGAACAAACGCTTTGCACTCCCGCACCAAATGTCTCTGTAATGAATATCGGATACATTGACGGTGCGCTTCATATCCTGACACGATATGAAGACAATTCGCATACCGACAGTCACGGCTTTATCAAGCTTTGCAACACCAATGGTGTCCAAATAGGTGAAACCACAGAATTTGGATTTGATTATTCTGATGATACTAACAAGGACAATTATACGGAACAGATCATACCTGTTTCTTATGATGAGCTGTGCAAATGCACTCTGCAAGGTGAATTTGTAACTGCACAGGATTATACTTCCGGAGATTGGGAGATCACTTTTACGCTGGAATAA
- a CDS encoding PASTA domain-containing protein — MTVTIPDVAGKNKTEAISELESLGFKIDVHPIEYEDVPEDTVLITKPEAGNEIEFGSQVKIYFSGTASKEQLVSIPDVVGKDKNDAVSEIQSQGFNTTIYWMYSDTVPEGTVIFTEPSSARSVRPNERVMLVVSKGHFDPAEKKSTKDTLEK, encoded by the coding sequence ATGACCGTGACCATTCCCGATGTTGCAGGCAAAAACAAAACCGAAGCTATATCAGAGTTAGAATCGCTGGGATTCAAAATAGACGTGCATCCGATAGAATATGAAGACGTTCCTGAGGATACTGTATTAATAACTAAACCTGAAGCAGGCAATGAAATTGAGTTTGGAAGTCAAGTGAAAATATATTTCAGTGGCACGGCTTCTAAAGAACAGCTTGTTTCAATTCCTGATGTAGTTGGCAAAGATAAAAATGATGCTGTATCAGAGATACAATCTCAGGGATTTAATACTACTATATATTGGATGTACTCCGATACAGTTCCAGAGGGGACTGTTATATTCACCGAACCTAGCTCAGCCAGATCTGTCAGACCTAATGAACGAGTTATGTTGGTTGTCAGCAAAGGGCACTTTGATCCGGCTGAAAAGAAATCAACAAAAGATACATTAGAAAAATAA
- a CDS encoding sensor histidine kinase — MKYKARTFRKKLLGYFMLFTAVIFTVLWLLQTVFLQSFYNGMIIRNTISAANKIIAFDSDITEKLDEISRDNSLLVYVTDTDGNILYSADEYKKGHHGSDENDGFAQMKGHKYGRFHYRELPDNFDEFRKDLYDSENGEAELKTEQMYFYGKYIDYNGDKAILYLGTNLNPIGSAARIIRIQLLIVTFLSVAVGFVLALFISKSFSRPISQLNDKAHTLGENSDNTEFHKGFCFELDELNETLDKTDGKLKQNKEFQNELLANVSHDLRTPLTMIKGYAEMIRDISHEDEQQCAEDVAVIVREADRLTALVGEILEYSELQMKESEDILTDCDLSEVVNSVTENFESLFSKDGYIFERSVAENIHVRGNSSRLTRAVYNLIDNAVRHIGDDKWIGVTLKAENNKAVIEIADHGEGIPADELERIWDKYYTNRQRGGKGVSGLGLAIVKQTVTQHGGLCSAVSEVGAGSVFRIELAKL, encoded by the coding sequence TTGAAGTATAAAGCCAGGACATTCCGCAAAAAGCTGCTGGGATATTTCATGCTGTTCACCGCGGTTATTTTTACTGTTCTATGGCTTTTGCAGACAGTATTTCTGCAAAGCTTTTACAATGGTATGATAATCAGGAACACCATATCCGCAGCTAATAAGATAATCGCATTTGACAGCGATATTACCGAAAAGCTTGATGAAATATCAAGGGACAATTCATTACTGGTATATGTCACTGATACAGACGGAAATATACTTTATTCTGCCGATGAATATAAAAAGGGACACCATGGATCTGATGAAAATGACGGCTTCGCTCAGATGAAGGGTCATAAATATGGTCGATTTCATTACAGAGAACTTCCCGATAATTTTGATGAGTTCCGCAAAGACCTTTACGATTCGGAAAACGGAGAAGCAGAATTAAAGACCGAGCAGATGTATTTCTATGGCAAGTACATAGACTATAACGGTGATAAGGCGATACTCTACCTTGGAACAAATCTGAATCCGATAGGCTCGGCTGCCCGTATAATCCGCATACAGCTTCTTATCGTAACATTTCTCTCTGTAGCCGTAGGTTTTGTGCTTGCATTGTTCATTTCAAAGAGCTTTTCACGCCCGATATCTCAGCTCAATGATAAAGCGCATACATTGGGAGAAAACTCAGATAATACAGAATTTCACAAGGGTTTCTGCTTCGAGCTTGACGAGTTGAACGAAACTCTCGACAAGACAGACGGCAAGCTGAAACAGAACAAGGAATTTCAGAACGAACTGCTTGCAAATGTATCACATGATCTGCGCACACCCCTAACTATGATAAAAGGCTATGCCGAGATGATACGTGATATATCTCATGAGGACGAACAGCAGTGTGCCGAGGACGTTGCAGTCATCGTCAGAGAAGCAGACAGGCTGACCGCTCTTGTGGGTGAGATACTTGAATATTCCGAACTGCAGATGAAGGAGTCAGAAGATATCCTTACCGACTGCGATCTTAGTGAAGTTGTAAATTCTGTCACGGAAAACTTTGAGAGCCTTTTCTCAAAAGACGGATATATCTTTGAACGCAGTGTTGCAGAGAATATCCATGTCCGCGGGAATTCATCAAGACTTACAAGAGCAGTATATAATCTCATTGATAATGCAGTGCGTCATATTGGCGATGATAAGTGGATAGGCGTTACTCTGAAAGCTGAAAACAACAAAGCAGTCATCGAGATAGCCGACCACGGGGAGGGAATTCCAGCAGATGAGCTTGAACGGATATGGGATAAATACTATACTAACCGACAGCGTGGCGGTAAAGGTGTTTCGGGACTGGGTCTTGCTATTGTGAAACAGACTGTCACTCAGCACGGCGGATTGTGCAGTGCTGTGTCGGAGGTCGGAGCAGGCAGTGTATTTCGCATTGAACTTGCTAAGCTATGA
- a CDS encoding flavodoxin family protein, translated as MKIVILMGSPNRKGSTSILVENFRRGAEESGHNIEVVDVCHADIHPCTGCIACGYEGDCVQRDDNEGIRKALLSCDMVVFATPLYYYGMSAQLKIVLDRFCAYNSSLNSRHLRSALLTVAWNSDDWTFDALTAHYKTLVRYINFEDKGMVLGYGCGSPSMTASSIYPKQAYKLGRSL; from the coding sequence ATGAAGATAGTAATACTGATGGGGAGTCCTAACCGAAAAGGCTCAACGAGCATTCTTGTCGAAAATTTCAGAAGAGGTGCAGAGGAAAGCGGACACAATATCGAAGTGGTAGATGTCTGTCATGCAGATATCCACCCATGTACCGGTTGTATTGCCTGTGGTTACGAAGGCGACTGTGTTCAGCGTGATGATAATGAGGGTATCCGCAAAGCACTGCTTTCCTGTGATATGGTGGTGTTTGCAACACCGCTTTATTACTACGGCATGAGCGCACAGCTCAAAATAGTGCTTGACCGTTTCTGTGCATACAACAGCAGTCTTAACAGCAGACATTTGAGATCGGCACTTCTGACAGTTGCCTGGAATTCCGATGACTGGACATTTGATGCACTGACAGCACACTACAAAACACTTGTGCGCTATATAAATTTTGAGGATAAAGGTATGGTTCTGGGATACGGCTGCGGAAGTCCGTCTATGACAGCGTCGAGCATTTATCCCAAACAAGCATACAAATTAGGAAGATCATTATAA
- a CDS encoding adenosine/AMP deaminase, protein MTINEYFKSIKTNKAKLRQFIAAMPKGGDLHNHLTGAAYAELYFEIACKKKLYVDYSTGKLYTSMPDPSTVSDISKVKQLPPDPKDLHESRMKLIDKWSIRNYQPYKYSLGPDEYFFSEFGMFGAAASDDDLPDLLHEAMLRAKEENVQYLEIIGISPKAPDYAGLSEADYNDFNSKFIDLCDRYNDYPPNMQVALEDLSRRVVDIFKSTGCLNTSIDNYVARNVALADAGRNADGCSKFLTSRFDTAQVTADDVVFRFQGYASRTGDPVMVLAQLYIVYEAMTKIPDILVGCNFVAAENSENSMRFYRAHMAMFYLMRTMYTKAPNTALHAGELTMGLIRPEHLTYHIGAAVNYQSNATTYISLADRIGHGVDIAFEHNSFNIIKLLKEKNIAVEINLTSNEFILGVKDDTHPFMLYKDNEVPMVISTDDPGILRTSLTEEFTLAVQRYDLDYTFVKKLTENSIDYSFLSNTDKEAVKKDYQDKFIAFEDMLVKTLNLTKE, encoded by the coding sequence ATGACAATCAACGAATATTTCAAATCTATCAAAACAAACAAAGCAAAACTACGCCAGTTTATAGCAGCAATGCCCAAGGGCGGTGATCTTCACAACCATCTGACCGGTGCTGCTTATGCAGAACTGTACTTCGAGATCGCCTGCAAGAAAAAATTATATGTTGACTATTCTACAGGAAAATTATACACTTCAATGCCTGATCCGAGCACAGTTAGTGACATCTCCAAAGTCAAACAGCTTCCGCCTGACCCTAAAGATCTGCACGAATCACGCATGAAACTTATCGACAAGTGGAGCATCCGCAATTATCAGCCCTATAAGTACTCGCTGGGTCCTGATGAGTATTTCTTCTCCGAGTTTGGTATGTTCGGTGCTGCAGCGTCAGATGATGATCTGCCTGATCTTCTTCACGAGGCAATGTTAAGAGCAAAGGAAGAGAACGTTCAGTATCTTGAGATCATTGGTATTTCTCCGAAAGCACCTGACTATGCAGGACTAAGTGAAGCGGACTATAATGACTTTAACAGCAAATTCATAGATCTCTGCGATCGTTATAATGATTATCCACCGAATATGCAAGTAGCGTTAGAAGATCTTTCCAGAAGGGTCGTTGATATCTTTAAATCTACAGGTTGCCTGAACACCAGCATAGATAATTATGTTGCAAGAAATGTGGCACTGGCAGATGCAGGACGTAATGCAGATGGCTGCAGCAAATTCCTTACCAGCAGATTTGATACCGCACAGGTCACTGCAGATGACGTAGTGTTCAGATTCCAGGGCTATGCATCACGCACAGGTGATCCTGTAATGGTACTGGCTCAGCTGTATATCGTTTATGAAGCAATGACTAAAATCCCTGATATACTCGTAGGCTGCAATTTTGTTGCCGCAGAGAATTCTGAGAACTCAATGCGTTTCTACAGAGCACATATGGCTATGTTTTATCTGATGCGTACTATGTATACCAAAGCTCCGAATACTGCTCTCCATGCAGGTGAACTTACAATGGGACTGATACGCCCTGAGCATCTGACCTATCATATAGGCGCTGCAGTCAACTATCAAAGCAACGCAACTACTTATATTTCCCTTGCAGACAGGATCGGTCACGGTGTGGATATTGCATTTGAACATAACAGCTTCAATATCATCAAGCTGCTGAAAGAAAAGAATATCGCTGTCGAGATCAACCTTACAAGCAACGAGTTTATACTCGGTGTTAAAGATGACACACATCCGTTTATGCTCTACAAGGATAATGAAGTTCCGATGGTAATCAGCACAGATGATCCAGGTATACTGCGTACATCTCTGACAGAAGAATTCACACTCGCTGTACAGCGATATGACCTTGACTATACCTTCGTCAAGAAGCTTACGGAAAACAGCATTGACTACAGTTTCCTTTCAAATACGGACAAAGAAGCTGTCAAGAAAGATTACCAGGATAAATTTATAGCTTTTGAAGATATGCTCGTAAAAACCCTTAACCTGACAAAGGAATGA
- a CDS encoding carbohydrate-binding domain-containing protein, which translates to MKNNGLRRFLAGISAVCLALTATPVMSFEAENASSGLPGDANCDGTVDISDAVLIMKALKDPDRFGLGGTSALALTKQGWINADCDGKADGVTADDAQALKMYLMHNGDLSTGKTGTAQPSVTEDLMITLSDSGMTTNAVNEAKIENNICTITQPGVFTVKGEMTGGQIVVDVDKTKYPEGVVELELSGMSLTNTSDSPIYVSSIGDEVVISVKKGTDNYISDGTDYQNADGDTGAIYSKDDLKFKGKGKLTVNGNSSDGIVGKDDIKIYNGTLTINAVDDGIRGKDSVTIGNASDDGNEQDYSNLDVTVKTKSGDGIKATSDETSASKQLGIVTVNGGTINIESYADGISGEQYVVINGGNLNIRTYEGSSFTGTSAGSQQVSTGGRPGGGFGMDGNPNKTDISAKGIKAVGLFDEAGTTWQSAGDIVVNGGKITIDSSDDCIHCGGSMYLSGGELILSSADDAAHADHDLTIGNKNGSYDDIVIYAEKCYEGIEAEKIYQNSGSVIVNSTDDGYNAAGGNDASGVNTGMPWGQGRGNFGSSSSGDYVIQFNGGFAIVNAANGDHDGYDSNGNIEINGGYIISNGNEPFDCGDQGNSIIVNGGTWISNCPSGGMSMGGSNMTASVTASSNISSNTRLSLVGNDGKVIVSFIVDKAVSQLKAGGSETIGASFFTGGTLSNTTYFQQLDQTQPAAYGGTLTGGTAIK; encoded by the coding sequence ATGAAAAACAATGGTTTACGTAGGTTTTTGGCAGGAATTTCAGCTGTTTGCCTGGCTTTAACAGCAACTCCTGTTATGAGCTTTGAAGCAGAAAATGCATCATCGGGATTACCGGGAGATGCAAATTGCGATGGCACTGTGGATATTTCAGATGCAGTACTTATCATGAAAGCACTGAAAGATCCCGATAGGTTCGGCTTAGGCGGAACAAGTGCGCTGGCATTGACTAAGCAGGGCTGGATAAATGCAGACTGTGACGGCAAAGCAGACGGTGTTACTGCTGATGATGCACAGGCACTGAAAATGTACCTCATGCATAATGGAGATCTCAGCACCGGAAAGACCGGGACTGCACAGCCATCTGTAACTGAGGACCTTATGATAACTTTGTCAGACTCAGGCATGACCACGAATGCAGTTAACGAAGCTAAGATAGAAAACAATATCTGCACTATTACTCAGCCCGGAGTTTTCACAGTTAAAGGTGAAATGACAGGCGGTCAGATAGTTGTTGATGTTGACAAGACAAAATATCCCGAAGGCGTAGTTGAACTGGAACTCAGTGGAATGAGCCTTACCAATACCAGCGATTCACCGATCTATGTATCATCTATAGGAGATGAGGTCGTTATCAGCGTTAAAAAAGGAACTGATAATTACATTTCAGACGGAACAGACTATCAGAATGCTGACGGCGATACAGGAGCAATATATTCCAAAGACGATTTAAAATTCAAGGGTAAGGGAAAGCTAACTGTAAATGGAAACTCATCTGACGGAATAGTTGGCAAGGATGATATCAAGATATATAACGGAACCCTTACAATAAACGCAGTTGACGATGGAATACGCGGCAAGGACAGCGTAACTATCGGAAATGCATCAGATGACGGCAATGAACAAGATTATTCAAATCTTGATGTTACTGTTAAAACTAAGTCGGGAGACGGCATTAAAGCAACTTCTGATGAAACTTCAGCATCGAAGCAGCTGGGTATCGTCACCGTAAATGGCGGCACGATAAATATAGAATCATATGCAGACGGCATATCGGGCGAACAGTATGTCGTTATTAATGGAGGAAATCTGAACATCCGTACTTATGAAGGAAGCAGCTTTACAGGTACATCAGCCGGCAGTCAGCAGGTCAGCACAGGCGGAAGACCCGGCGGCGGTTTCGGTATGGACGGAAATCCAAATAAGACAGATATTTCTGCAAAGGGAATAAAGGCTGTAGGTCTTTTTGACGAAGCAGGTACTACATGGCAGAGTGCTGGCGATATTGTTGTAAACGGTGGTAAAATAACGATTGATTCTTCAGATGACTGCATTCACTGCGGCGGAAGTATGTACCTTTCAGGCGGAGAACTCATTCTTTCCTCTGCTGATGATGCCGCCCATGCAGATCACGATCTCACGATCGGTAACAAGAACGGAAGCTATGATGATATTGTTATATATGCCGAGAAATGTTATGAGGGTATAGAGGCTGAGAAAATATATCAGAACAGTGGTTCGGTCATCGTGAACTCAACTGATGACGGCTACAACGCAGCAGGCGGAAACGATGCATCAGGCGTAAACACAGGTATGCCATGGGGACAGGGAAGAGGAAACTTCGGCAGCAGCAGTTCTGGAGATTATGTAATTCAGTTTAATGGGGGATTTGCTATAGTAAATGCCGCAAACGGTGACCATGATGGCTATGATTCCAACGGTAATATCGAGATAAACGGCGGTTATATAATATCAAACGGAAATGAGCCGTTTGACTGCGGAGATCAAGGCAACTCTATAATCGTAAATGGCGGAACATGGATATCGAATTGTCCTTCGGGAGGAATGAGCATGGGCGGCAGTAATATGACCGCTTCGGTCACAGCTTCTTCCAATATAAGCTCTAATACCAGACTTTCGCTTGTAGGCAACGATGGTAAGGTAATAGTATCATTTATAGTTGACAAGGCAGTAAGTCAGCTTAAAGCAGGTGGCAGTGAAACCATTGGTGCATCATTCTTTACAGGCGGAACACTCAGTAACACCACATATTTCCAGCAGCTTGACCAGACACAGCCTGCTGCATACGGCGGTACGCTGACAGGTGGTACAGCTATTAAATGA
- a CDS encoding flavodoxin produces the protein MSKKLVAFFSASGNTARLAKKLAEAAEADLYEIKPAIPYTSADLNWQNKQSRSSIEMSDHSSRPELADKSADIAAYDTVYVGFPVWWYIAPTIINSFLESCDFSGKKIILFATSGGSGFGKTVENLKNSAPNAEIVEGKVNPSDMDIRALADMN, from the coding sequence ATGAGCAAAAAATTAGTTGCGTTTTTTTCAGCAAGCGGCAACACAGCCAGACTTGCAAAGAAACTGGCGGAAGCAGCAGAAGCAGATCTCTACGAGATAAAGCCTGCTATTCCCTACACAAGTGCAGATCTCAACTGGCAGAACAAGCAGTCTCGCAGCAGTATTGAGATGAGCGATCACAGCTCAAGACCCGAACTTGCTGACAAAAGTGCTGATATTGCAGCTTATGACACCGTCTATGTAGGATTCCCCGTATGGTGGTATATTGCCCCTACGATCATCAATTCATTTCTTGAAAGCTGTGATTTTTCTGGTAAAAAGATCATTCTCTTTGCAACATCGGGAGGCAGCGGTTTCGGAAAGACTGTTGAAAATCTGAAAAACAGCGCACCGAATGCCGAGATCGTTGAGGGCAAAGTCAATCCGTCGGATATGGATATCAGAGCACTTGCAGATATGAATTAA
- a CDS encoding RNA polymerase sigma factor — protein MTMSIEEVVDNYADHIYRAAYAYLCDAHEAEDVVSDVLMKYFSMCETLDIETAEHLKAWLLRTAINRCKDIRKSFRWKHTSTLEDVHKTEFGWTEAELDVKRAVDKLPEKYRAIVYLYYYEEYKTEEIARILSLPKGTVVSRLKRARDRLKDVLSDYREE, from the coding sequence ATGACGATGAGCATAGAAGAAGTGGTTGATAATTATGCCGACCATATCTATCGTGCTGCTTACGCATATCTTTGTGATGCGCATGAAGCCGAAGACGTAGTCAGCGATGTGCTGATGAAGTATTTCTCCATGTGCGAAACACTTGATATCGAAACAGCGGAACATCTTAAAGCGTGGCTGCTTCGTACGGCTATAAACCGATGCAAGGACATTCGCAAGTCATTCCGCTGGAAGCACACTTCCACTCTGGAAGATGTACATAAAACAGAATTCGGGTGGACTGAAGCCGAACTTGATGTGAAACGGGCGGTAGATAAGCTTCCCGAAAAATACAGAGCCATCGTTTATCTTTACTATTATGAGGAGTACAAAACAGAGGAGATAGCACGTATACTCAGCCTGCCGAAAGGAACTGTGGTCTCGCGGCTGAAAAGGGCGCGGGACAGGCTGAAAGATGTGCTTTCGGATTACAGAGAGGAGTGA